In Campylobacter sp. RM16187, the DNA window AGAGCTGTGATATCGTAAGTATACACGCTCCTCTTAATGAAAAAACACGAAATTTGATCTCTTCTAAAGAGCTAAATTTGATGAAAGAGGGCGCAGTGCTTATGAACTTTGGACGCGGCGGCATAGTTGATGAAAGCGCACTTGCTAAGGCGATCGATGAACGAAATTTGATGGCTTGCGTAGATGTGCTTGAAAGCGAGCCGATGAGAGAAAATCACCCGCTTTTAAATATCAAAAACAAAGAAAACTTAATAATCACACCACACGTCGCCTGGGCGAGCAAAGAGGCGCGTGAGAAGCTCATAAATTTGATAGTAAAAAATATAGAAAATTTTATAAAGGAGAGTTAAATGGCTAGCGAACATAGCTTTGATATAAGTGCGCAAGTTGATCTGATGGAGGTTAAAAACGCTCTTGAAGCAGCGAAAAAAGAGGTTGCCGCTAGGTATGACTTCAAAGGTATCGCTGCTGAAATCGAGCTAAACGAAAAGGATAAATTTATCACTCTTCTTAGCACAAGTGATAATAAAATCGACGCTTTAAAAGATATCGTCATCTCAAAGCTTATCAAGCGCAATATCCCGCCTGTAGCAGTTAGCGAAAGCAAGCGAGAAAGCGCAAGCGGAGGAAAAATAAAAGCCACTCTTAATCTAAACGATACGCTTGATAGTGAAAATTCAAAAAAGATCACAAAAGCCATAAAAGACGCAAAACTAAAGGTAAACGCAACGATCAGAGGTGAAGAGGTAAGGGTTGCGGGCAAATCGATCGATGATCTGCAAGAGTGCATAAGGATCGTAAAGTCTTTAAATCTTGAATTACCGCTTAGTTTTAGAAATTTAAAATAATTATAATACTTTTTTTGGTAAATTTACGACTATTATATATAAAGATTGTTTTATAAAAAGGAATTAATTATGGGTTTTAAGAATATTATAGAAAAATTTGCAGTTAATTACGCTCATAATTCTATGCAAAAGTCCCTTTATGATGGGCTAAATATAAATATTTTAGATAATAAATTTAACAAAATTCCAAAGCCTGACACTGAGTATATGCTGTACGCGCACGTGCCGTTTTGCCACACTTTTTGCCCTTACTGCTCATTTCATAAGTATCATTACGAACAAGAGCTTGCGGTTCATTATTTTGCGAATTTGCGCGAAGAGATGAGACAGGTTAAGGAAGCCGGATTTAACTTTACATCGATGTATGTCGGTGGCGGAACCACGCTTATAAACGAGCCTGAGCTTGAAAAGACACTT includes these proteins:
- a CDS encoding YajQ family cyclic di-GMP-binding protein, translating into MASEHSFDISAQVDLMEVKNALEAAKKEVAARYDFKGIAAEIELNEKDKFITLLSTSDNKIDALKDIVISKLIKRNIPPVAVSESKRESASGGKIKATLNLNDTLDSENSKKITKAIKDAKLKVNATIRGEEVRVAGKSIDDLQECIRIVKSLNLELPLSFRNLK